Proteins from one Pongo abelii isolate AG06213 chromosome 19, NHGRI_mPonAbe1-v2.0_pri, whole genome shotgun sequence genomic window:
- the RUNDC3A gene encoding RUN domain-containing protein 3A isoform X4 has protein sequence METSFVQTTMALGLSSKKASSRNVAVERKNLITVCRFSVKTLLEKYTAEPIDDSSEEFVNFAAILEQILSHRFKGPVSWFSSDGQRGFWDYIRLACSKVPNNCVSSIENMENISTARAKGRAWIRVALMEKRMSEYITTALRDTRTTRRFYDSGAIMLRDEATILTGMLIGLSAIDFSFCLKGEVLDGKTPVVIDYTPYLKFTQSYDYLTDEEERHSAESSTSEDNSPEHPYLPLVTDEDSWYSKWHKMEQKFRIVYAQKGYLEELVRLRESQLKDLEAENRRLQLQLEEAAAQNQREKRELEGVILELQEQLTGLIPSDHAPLAQGSKELTTPLVNQWPSLGTLNGAEGASNSKLYRRHSFMSTEPLSAEASLSSDSQRLGEGTRDEEPWGPIGKDPTPSMLGLCGSLASIPSCKSLASFKSNECLVSDSPEGSPALSPS, from the exons GTTCTCTGTGAAAACGCTGCTGGAGAAGTACACAGCGGAGCCCATCGATGACTCATCAGAGGAGTTTGTCAATTTTGCAGCCATTTTAGAGCAGATCCTCAGCCACCGCTTCAAAG GTCCAGTGAGCTGGTTCAGCTCAGATGGGCAGCGGGGCTTCTGGGACTATATCCGGCTGGCCTGCAGCAAAGTGCCCAACAACTGTGTGAGCAGCATCGAGAACATGGAGAACATCAGCACAGCCCGGGCCAAG GGCCGGGCATGGATCCGGGTGGCACTGATGGAGAAGCGCATGTCAGAATACATCACCACGGCTCTGCGTGACACCCGGACTACCAG ACGGTTCTATGACTCTGGAGCCATCATGCTGCGGGACGAAGCCACCATCCTCACGGGAATGCTGATCGGACTGAGCGCCATCGACTTCAG cttctgtcTAAAGGGGGAAGTCCTGGATGGGAAGACCCCCGTGGTCATCGATTACACGCCCTACCTAAAGTTCACGCAGAG CTACGACTACCTGACGGACGAGGAGGAGCGGCACAGCGCCGAGAGCAGCACGAGCGAGGACAACTCGCCCGAGCACCCGTACCTGCCGCTCGTCACCGACGAGGACAGCTGGTATAGCAAGTGGCACAAGATGGAGCAGAAGTTCCGCATCGTCTACGCGCAGAAG GGCTACCTGGAGGAGCTGGTGCGTCTGCGCGAGTCGCAGCTGAAGGACCTGGAGGCGGAGAACCGGCggctgcagctgcagctggagGAGGCGGCGGCGCAGAACCAGCGCGAGAAACGGGAGCTGGAAGGCGTGATCCTGGAGCTGCAGGAGCAGCT gaCAGGTCTGATCCCCAGTGACCAcgcccctctggcccagggttcCAAGGAGCTCACTACACCGCTGGTCAACCAATGGCCCTCACTGGGAACGCTTAATGGGGCCGAGGGCGCCAGCAACTCCAAGCTCTACCGGAG ACACAGCTTCATGAGCACGGAGCCGCTGTCAGCTGAAGCCAGTCTGAGCTCGGACTCCCAGCGCCTGGGAGAGGGCACGCGGGACGAGGAGCCCTGGGGTCCCATCG GGAAGGACCCCACGCCCTCCATGCTGGGCCTCTGCGGCTCCCTGGCCTCCATTCCCAGCTGCAAGTCCCTGGCGAGCTTCAAATCCAACGAGTGCCTGGTGAGCGACAGTCCCGAGGGCAGCCCAGCACTGAGCCCCAGCTGA
- the RUNDC3A gene encoding RUN domain-containing protein 3A isoform X2, with translation METSFVQTTMALGLSSKKASSRNVAVERKNLITVCRFSVKTLLEKYTAEPIDDSSEEFVNFAAILEQILSHRFKAGPVSWFSSDGQRGFWDYIRLACSKVPNNCVSSIENMENISTARAKGRAWIRVALMEKRMSEYITTALRDTRTTRRFYDSGAIMLRDEATILTGMLIGLSAIDFSFCLKGEVLDGKTPVVIDYTPYLKFTQSYDYLTDEEERHSAESSTSEDNSPEHPYLPLVTDEDSWYSKWHKMEQKFRIVYAQKGYLEELVRLRESQLKDLEAENRRLQLQLEEAAAQNQREKRELEGVILELQEQLTGLIPSDHAPLAQGSKELTTPLVNQWPSLGTLNGAEGASNSKLYRRHSFMSTEPLSAEASLSSDSQRLGEGTRDEEPWGPIGKDPTPSMLGLCGSLASIPSCKSLASFKSNECLATLPENATHRARVLSGKISSAHLSFLPWQHGMWRKAGWARRQGCPSHREPLGKPAPFFW, from the exons GTTCTCTGTGAAAACGCTGCTGGAGAAGTACACAGCGGAGCCCATCGATGACTCATCAGAGGAGTTTGTCAATTTTGCAGCCATTTTAGAGCAGATCCTCAGCCACCGCTTCAAAG CAGGTCCAGTGAGCTGGTTCAGCTCAGATGGGCAGCGGGGCTTCTGGGACTATATCCGGCTGGCCTGCAGCAAAGTGCCCAACAACTGTGTGAGCAGCATCGAGAACATGGAGAACATCAGCACAGCCCGGGCCAAG GGCCGGGCATGGATCCGGGTGGCACTGATGGAGAAGCGCATGTCAGAATACATCACCACGGCTCTGCGTGACACCCGGACTACCAG ACGGTTCTATGACTCTGGAGCCATCATGCTGCGGGACGAAGCCACCATCCTCACGGGAATGCTGATCGGACTGAGCGCCATCGACTTCAG cttctgtcTAAAGGGGGAAGTCCTGGATGGGAAGACCCCCGTGGTCATCGATTACACGCCCTACCTAAAGTTCACGCAGAG CTACGACTACCTGACGGACGAGGAGGAGCGGCACAGCGCCGAGAGCAGCACGAGCGAGGACAACTCGCCCGAGCACCCGTACCTGCCGCTCGTCACCGACGAGGACAGCTGGTATAGCAAGTGGCACAAGATGGAGCAGAAGTTCCGCATCGTCTACGCGCAGAAG GGCTACCTGGAGGAGCTGGTGCGTCTGCGCGAGTCGCAGCTGAAGGACCTGGAGGCGGAGAACCGGCggctgcagctgcagctggagGAGGCGGCGGCGCAGAACCAGCGCGAGAAACGGGAGCTGGAAGGCGTGATCCTGGAGCTGCAGGAGCAGCT gaCAGGTCTGATCCCCAGTGACCAcgcccctctggcccagggttcCAAGGAGCTCACTACACCGCTGGTCAACCAATGGCCCTCACTGGGAACGCTTAATGGGGCCGAGGGCGCCAGCAACTCCAAGCTCTACCGGAG ACACAGCTTCATGAGCACGGAGCCGCTGTCAGCTGAAGCCAGTCTGAGCTCGGACTCCCAGCGCCTGGGAGAGGGCACGCGGGACGAGGAGCCCTGGGGTCCCATCG GGAAGGACCCCACGCCCTCCATGCTGGGCCTCTGCGGCTCCCTGGCCTCCATTCCCAGCTGCAAGTCCCTGGCGAGCTTCAAATCCAACGAGTGCCTG GCTACCCTTCCAGAGAACGCCACCCATCGAGCCAGGGTTCTCTCGGGGAAGATCTCCTCTGCTCACCTTAGCTTTCTGCCTTGGCAACACGGGATGTGGAGGAAAGCAGGCTGGGCCAGGAGGCAAGGGTGCCCAAGCCACAGGGAGCCCCTGGGGAAGCCTGCTCCATTCTTCTGGTGA
- the RUNDC3A gene encoding RUN domain-containing protein 3A isoform X3: protein METSFVQTTMALGLSSKKASSRNVAVERKNLITVCRFSVKTLLEKYTAEPIDDSSEEFVNFAAILEQILSHRFKGPVSWFSSDGQRGFWDYIRLACSKVPNNCVSSIENMENISTARAKGRAWIRVALMEKRMSEYITTALRDTRTTRRFYDSGAIMLRDEATILTGMLIGLSAIDFSFCLKGEVLDGKTPVVIDYTPYLKFTQSYDYLTDEEERHSAESSTSEDNSPEHPYLPLVTDEDSWYSKWHKMEQKFRIVYAQKGYLEELVRLRESQLKDLEAENRRLQLQLEEAAAQNQREKRELEGVILELQEQLTGLIPSDHAPLAQGSKELTTPLVNQWPSLGTLNGAEGASNSKLYRRHSFMSTEPLSAEASLSSDSQRLGEGTRDEEPWGPIGKDPTPSMLGLCGSLASIPSCKSLASFKSNECLATLPENATHRARVLSGKISSAHLSFLPWQHGMWRKAGWARRQGCPSHREPLGKPAPFFW from the exons GTTCTCTGTGAAAACGCTGCTGGAGAAGTACACAGCGGAGCCCATCGATGACTCATCAGAGGAGTTTGTCAATTTTGCAGCCATTTTAGAGCAGATCCTCAGCCACCGCTTCAAAG GTCCAGTGAGCTGGTTCAGCTCAGATGGGCAGCGGGGCTTCTGGGACTATATCCGGCTGGCCTGCAGCAAAGTGCCCAACAACTGTGTGAGCAGCATCGAGAACATGGAGAACATCAGCACAGCCCGGGCCAAG GGCCGGGCATGGATCCGGGTGGCACTGATGGAGAAGCGCATGTCAGAATACATCACCACGGCTCTGCGTGACACCCGGACTACCAG ACGGTTCTATGACTCTGGAGCCATCATGCTGCGGGACGAAGCCACCATCCTCACGGGAATGCTGATCGGACTGAGCGCCATCGACTTCAG cttctgtcTAAAGGGGGAAGTCCTGGATGGGAAGACCCCCGTGGTCATCGATTACACGCCCTACCTAAAGTTCACGCAGAG CTACGACTACCTGACGGACGAGGAGGAGCGGCACAGCGCCGAGAGCAGCACGAGCGAGGACAACTCGCCCGAGCACCCGTACCTGCCGCTCGTCACCGACGAGGACAGCTGGTATAGCAAGTGGCACAAGATGGAGCAGAAGTTCCGCATCGTCTACGCGCAGAAG GGCTACCTGGAGGAGCTGGTGCGTCTGCGCGAGTCGCAGCTGAAGGACCTGGAGGCGGAGAACCGGCggctgcagctgcagctggagGAGGCGGCGGCGCAGAACCAGCGCGAGAAACGGGAGCTGGAAGGCGTGATCCTGGAGCTGCAGGAGCAGCT gaCAGGTCTGATCCCCAGTGACCAcgcccctctggcccagggttcCAAGGAGCTCACTACACCGCTGGTCAACCAATGGCCCTCACTGGGAACGCTTAATGGGGCCGAGGGCGCCAGCAACTCCAAGCTCTACCGGAG ACACAGCTTCATGAGCACGGAGCCGCTGTCAGCTGAAGCCAGTCTGAGCTCGGACTCCCAGCGCCTGGGAGAGGGCACGCGGGACGAGGAGCCCTGGGGTCCCATCG GGAAGGACCCCACGCCCTCCATGCTGGGCCTCTGCGGCTCCCTGGCCTCCATTCCCAGCTGCAAGTCCCTGGCGAGCTTCAAATCCAACGAGTGCCTG GCTACCCTTCCAGAGAACGCCACCCATCGAGCCAGGGTTCTCTCGGGGAAGATCTCCTCTGCTCACCTTAGCTTTCTGCCTTGGCAACACGGGATGTGGAGGAAAGCAGGCTGGGCCAGGAGGCAAGGGTGCCCAAGCCACAGGGAGCCCCTGGGGAAGCCTGCTCCATTCTTCTGGTGA
- the RUNDC3A gene encoding RUN domain-containing protein 3A isoform X1, translating into METSFVQTTMALGLSSKKASSRNVAVERKNLITVCRFSVKTLLEKYTAEPIDDSSEEFVNFAAILEQILSHRFKACAPAGPVSWFSSDGQRGFWDYIRLACSKVPNNCVSSIENMENISTARAKGRAWIRVALMEKRMSEYITTALRDTRTTRRFYDSGAIMLRDEATILTGMLIGLSAIDFSFCLKGEVLDGKTPVVIDYTPYLKFTQSYDYLTDEEERHSAESSTSEDNSPEHPYLPLVTDEDSWYSKWHKMEQKFRIVYAQKGYLEELVRLRESQLKDLEAENRRLQLQLEEAAAQNQREKRELEGVILELQEQLTGLIPSDHAPLAQGSKELTTPLVNQWPSLGTLNGAEGASNSKLYRRHSFMSTEPLSAEASLSSDSQRLGEGTRDEEPWGPIGKDPTPSMLGLCGSLASIPSCKSLASFKSNECLATLPENATHRARVLSGKISSAHLSFLPWQHGMWRKAGWARRQGCPSHREPLGKPAPFFW; encoded by the exons GTTCTCTGTGAAAACGCTGCTGGAGAAGTACACAGCGGAGCCCATCGATGACTCATCAGAGGAGTTTGTCAATTTTGCAGCCATTTTAGAGCAGATCCTCAGCCACCGCTTCAAAG CCTGTGCCCCAGCAGGTCCAGTGAGCTGGTTCAGCTCAGATGGGCAGCGGGGCTTCTGGGACTATATCCGGCTGGCCTGCAGCAAAGTGCCCAACAACTGTGTGAGCAGCATCGAGAACATGGAGAACATCAGCACAGCCCGGGCCAAG GGCCGGGCATGGATCCGGGTGGCACTGATGGAGAAGCGCATGTCAGAATACATCACCACGGCTCTGCGTGACACCCGGACTACCAG ACGGTTCTATGACTCTGGAGCCATCATGCTGCGGGACGAAGCCACCATCCTCACGGGAATGCTGATCGGACTGAGCGCCATCGACTTCAG cttctgtcTAAAGGGGGAAGTCCTGGATGGGAAGACCCCCGTGGTCATCGATTACACGCCCTACCTAAAGTTCACGCAGAG CTACGACTACCTGACGGACGAGGAGGAGCGGCACAGCGCCGAGAGCAGCACGAGCGAGGACAACTCGCCCGAGCACCCGTACCTGCCGCTCGTCACCGACGAGGACAGCTGGTATAGCAAGTGGCACAAGATGGAGCAGAAGTTCCGCATCGTCTACGCGCAGAAG GGCTACCTGGAGGAGCTGGTGCGTCTGCGCGAGTCGCAGCTGAAGGACCTGGAGGCGGAGAACCGGCggctgcagctgcagctggagGAGGCGGCGGCGCAGAACCAGCGCGAGAAACGGGAGCTGGAAGGCGTGATCCTGGAGCTGCAGGAGCAGCT gaCAGGTCTGATCCCCAGTGACCAcgcccctctggcccagggttcCAAGGAGCTCACTACACCGCTGGTCAACCAATGGCCCTCACTGGGAACGCTTAATGGGGCCGAGGGCGCCAGCAACTCCAAGCTCTACCGGAG ACACAGCTTCATGAGCACGGAGCCGCTGTCAGCTGAAGCCAGTCTGAGCTCGGACTCCCAGCGCCTGGGAGAGGGCACGCGGGACGAGGAGCCCTGGGGTCCCATCG GGAAGGACCCCACGCCCTCCATGCTGGGCCTCTGCGGCTCCCTGGCCTCCATTCCCAGCTGCAAGTCCCTGGCGAGCTTCAAATCCAACGAGTGCCTG GCTACCCTTCCAGAGAACGCCACCCATCGAGCCAGGGTTCTCTCGGGGAAGATCTCCTCTGCTCACCTTAGCTTTCTGCCTTGGCAACACGGGATGTGGAGGAAAGCAGGCTGGGCCAGGAGGCAAGGGTGCCCAAGCCACAGGGAGCCCCTGGGGAAGCCTGCTCCATTCTTCTGGTGA
- the RUNDC3A gene encoding RUN domain-containing protein 3A, translating into METSFVQTTMALGLSSKKASSRNVAVERKNLITVCRFSVKTLLEKYTAEPIDDSSEEFVNFAAILEQILSHRFKACAPAGPVSWFSSDGQRGFWDYIRLACSKVPNNCVSSIENMENISTARAKGRAWIRVALMEKRMSEYITTALRDTRTTRRFYDSGAIMLRDEATILTGMLIGLSAIDFSFCLKGEVLDGKTPVVIDYTPYLKFTQSYDYLTDEEERHSAESSTSEDNSPEHPYLPLVTDEDSWYSKWHKMEQKFRIVYAQKGYLEELVRLRESQLKDLEAENRRLQLQLEEAAAQNQREKRELEGVILELQEQLTGLIPSDHAPLAQGSKELTTPLVNQWPSLGTLNGAEGASNSKLYRRHSFMSTEPLSAEASLSSDSQRLGEGTRDEEPWGPIGKDPTPSMLGLCGSLASIPSCKSLASFKSNECLVSDSPEGSPALSPS; encoded by the exons GTTCTCTGTGAAAACGCTGCTGGAGAAGTACACAGCGGAGCCCATCGATGACTCATCAGAGGAGTTTGTCAATTTTGCAGCCATTTTAGAGCAGATCCTCAGCCACCGCTTCAAAG CCTGTGCCCCAGCAGGTCCAGTGAGCTGGTTCAGCTCAGATGGGCAGCGGGGCTTCTGGGACTATATCCGGCTGGCCTGCAGCAAAGTGCCCAACAACTGTGTGAGCAGCATCGAGAACATGGAGAACATCAGCACAGCCCGGGCCAAG GGCCGGGCATGGATCCGGGTGGCACTGATGGAGAAGCGCATGTCAGAATACATCACCACGGCTCTGCGTGACACCCGGACTACCAG ACGGTTCTATGACTCTGGAGCCATCATGCTGCGGGACGAAGCCACCATCCTCACGGGAATGCTGATCGGACTGAGCGCCATCGACTTCAG cttctgtcTAAAGGGGGAAGTCCTGGATGGGAAGACCCCCGTGGTCATCGATTACACGCCCTACCTAAAGTTCACGCAGAG CTACGACTACCTGACGGACGAGGAGGAGCGGCACAGCGCCGAGAGCAGCACGAGCGAGGACAACTCGCCCGAGCACCCGTACCTGCCGCTCGTCACCGACGAGGACAGCTGGTATAGCAAGTGGCACAAGATGGAGCAGAAGTTCCGCATCGTCTACGCGCAGAAG GGCTACCTGGAGGAGCTGGTGCGTCTGCGCGAGTCGCAGCTGAAGGACCTGGAGGCGGAGAACCGGCggctgcagctgcagctggagGAGGCGGCGGCGCAGAACCAGCGCGAGAAACGGGAGCTGGAAGGCGTGATCCTGGAGCTGCAGGAGCAGCT gaCAGGTCTGATCCCCAGTGACCAcgcccctctggcccagggttcCAAGGAGCTCACTACACCGCTGGTCAACCAATGGCCCTCACTGGGAACGCTTAATGGGGCCGAGGGCGCCAGCAACTCCAAGCTCTACCGGAG ACACAGCTTCATGAGCACGGAGCCGCTGTCAGCTGAAGCCAGTCTGAGCTCGGACTCCCAGCGCCTGGGAGAGGGCACGCGGGACGAGGAGCCCTGGGGTCCCATCG GGAAGGACCCCACGCCCTCCATGCTGGGCCTCTGCGGCTCCCTGGCCTCCATTCCCAGCTGCAAGTCCCTGGCGAGCTTCAAATCCAACGAGTGCCTGGTGAGCGACAGTCCCGAGGGCAGCCCAGCACTGAGCCCCAGCTGA
- the RUNDC3A gene encoding RUN domain-containing protein 3A isoform X6 — protein METSFVQTTMALGLSSKKASSRNVAVERKNLITVCRFSVKTLLEKYTAEPIDDSSEEFVNFAAILEQILSHRFKGPVSWFSSDGQRGFWDYIRLACSKVPNNCVSSIENMENISTARAKGRAWIRVALMEKRMSEYITTALRDTRTTRRFYDSGAIMLRDEATILTGMLIGLSAIDFSFCLKGEVLDGKTPVVIDYTPYLKFTQSYDYLTDEEERHSAESSTSEDNSPEHPYLPLVTDEDSWYSKWHKMEQKFRIVYAQKGYLEELVRLRESQLKDLEAENRRLQLQLEEAAAQNQREKRELEGVILELQEQLTGLIPSDHAPLAQGSKELTTPLVNQWPSLGTLNGAEGASNSKLYRRHSFMSTEPLSAEASLSSDSQRLGEGTRDEEPWGPIGSSEPN, from the exons GTTCTCTGTGAAAACGCTGCTGGAGAAGTACACAGCGGAGCCCATCGATGACTCATCAGAGGAGTTTGTCAATTTTGCAGCCATTTTAGAGCAGATCCTCAGCCACCGCTTCAAAG GTCCAGTGAGCTGGTTCAGCTCAGATGGGCAGCGGGGCTTCTGGGACTATATCCGGCTGGCCTGCAGCAAAGTGCCCAACAACTGTGTGAGCAGCATCGAGAACATGGAGAACATCAGCACAGCCCGGGCCAAG GGCCGGGCATGGATCCGGGTGGCACTGATGGAGAAGCGCATGTCAGAATACATCACCACGGCTCTGCGTGACACCCGGACTACCAG ACGGTTCTATGACTCTGGAGCCATCATGCTGCGGGACGAAGCCACCATCCTCACGGGAATGCTGATCGGACTGAGCGCCATCGACTTCAG cttctgtcTAAAGGGGGAAGTCCTGGATGGGAAGACCCCCGTGGTCATCGATTACACGCCCTACCTAAAGTTCACGCAGAG CTACGACTACCTGACGGACGAGGAGGAGCGGCACAGCGCCGAGAGCAGCACGAGCGAGGACAACTCGCCCGAGCACCCGTACCTGCCGCTCGTCACCGACGAGGACAGCTGGTATAGCAAGTGGCACAAGATGGAGCAGAAGTTCCGCATCGTCTACGCGCAGAAG GGCTACCTGGAGGAGCTGGTGCGTCTGCGCGAGTCGCAGCTGAAGGACCTGGAGGCGGAGAACCGGCggctgcagctgcagctggagGAGGCGGCGGCGCAGAACCAGCGCGAGAAACGGGAGCTGGAAGGCGTGATCCTGGAGCTGCAGGAGCAGCT gaCAGGTCTGATCCCCAGTGACCAcgcccctctggcccagggttcCAAGGAGCTCACTACACCGCTGGTCAACCAATGGCCCTCACTGGGAACGCTTAATGGGGCCGAGGGCGCCAGCAACTCCAAGCTCTACCGGAG ACACAGCTTCATGAGCACGGAGCCGCTGTCAGCTGAAGCCAGTCTGAGCTCGGACTCCCAGCGCCTGGGAGAGGGCACGCGGGACGAGGAGCCCTGGGGTCCCATCG gaagctcagagccaaATTAG
- the RUNDC3A gene encoding RUN domain-containing protein 3A isoform X5 produces the protein METSFVQTTMALGLSSKKASSRNVAVERKNLITVCRFSVKTLLEKYTAEPIDDSSEEFVNFAAILEQILSHRFKACAPAGPVSWFSSDGQRGFWDYIRLACSKVPNNCVSSIENMENISTARAKGRAWIRVALMEKRMSEYITTALRDTRTTRRFYDSGAIMLRDEATILTGMLIGLSAIDFSFCLKGEVLDGKTPVVIDYTPYLKFTQSYDYLTDEEERHSAESSTSEDNSPEHPYLPLVTDEDSWYSKWHKMEQKFRIVYAQKGYLEELVRLRESQLKDLEAENRRLQLQLEEAAAQNQREKRELEGVILELQEQLTGLIPSDHAPLAQGSKELTTPLVNQWPSLGTLNGAEGASNSKLYRRHSFMSTEPLSAEASLSSDSQRLGEGTRDEEPWGPIGSSEPN, from the exons GTTCTCTGTGAAAACGCTGCTGGAGAAGTACACAGCGGAGCCCATCGATGACTCATCAGAGGAGTTTGTCAATTTTGCAGCCATTTTAGAGCAGATCCTCAGCCACCGCTTCAAAG CCTGTGCCCCAGCAGGTCCAGTGAGCTGGTTCAGCTCAGATGGGCAGCGGGGCTTCTGGGACTATATCCGGCTGGCCTGCAGCAAAGTGCCCAACAACTGTGTGAGCAGCATCGAGAACATGGAGAACATCAGCACAGCCCGGGCCAAG GGCCGGGCATGGATCCGGGTGGCACTGATGGAGAAGCGCATGTCAGAATACATCACCACGGCTCTGCGTGACACCCGGACTACCAG ACGGTTCTATGACTCTGGAGCCATCATGCTGCGGGACGAAGCCACCATCCTCACGGGAATGCTGATCGGACTGAGCGCCATCGACTTCAG cttctgtcTAAAGGGGGAAGTCCTGGATGGGAAGACCCCCGTGGTCATCGATTACACGCCCTACCTAAAGTTCACGCAGAG CTACGACTACCTGACGGACGAGGAGGAGCGGCACAGCGCCGAGAGCAGCACGAGCGAGGACAACTCGCCCGAGCACCCGTACCTGCCGCTCGTCACCGACGAGGACAGCTGGTATAGCAAGTGGCACAAGATGGAGCAGAAGTTCCGCATCGTCTACGCGCAGAAG GGCTACCTGGAGGAGCTGGTGCGTCTGCGCGAGTCGCAGCTGAAGGACCTGGAGGCGGAGAACCGGCggctgcagctgcagctggagGAGGCGGCGGCGCAGAACCAGCGCGAGAAACGGGAGCTGGAAGGCGTGATCCTGGAGCTGCAGGAGCAGCT gaCAGGTCTGATCCCCAGTGACCAcgcccctctggcccagggttcCAAGGAGCTCACTACACCGCTGGTCAACCAATGGCCCTCACTGGGAACGCTTAATGGGGCCGAGGGCGCCAGCAACTCCAAGCTCTACCGGAG ACACAGCTTCATGAGCACGGAGCCGCTGTCAGCTGAAGCCAGTCTGAGCTCGGACTCCCAGCGCCTGGGAGAGGGCACGCGGGACGAGGAGCCCTGGGGTCCCATCG gaagctcagagccaaATTAG